A genomic window from Triticum urartu cultivar G1812 chromosome 7, Tu2.1, whole genome shotgun sequence includes:
- the LOC125520623 gene encoding protein FAR1-RELATED SEQUENCE 1-like, whose protein sequence is MRLQPASSMNNFVRQYQKILFDRQSEEDFQEKKTRVGGFVFNLGVPLEYHASKVYTAAMYELFQHAIYFSGSYVLQEACRTELGVVYVVNHIYAERRQAWSRTQYHVLFDQESGGYLCECGLYSHMGMLCCHAIRVMLNLGVREIHHVHIMKRWTKNTCENLPEHLKIYQAGNSALKDATYRHSSLYSKALEIVQMGDKNTEAYGAAMKQLLDAISVLNDTNQESDGLGLHDQAAAPVHDQDTPITPGANNCQDR, encoded by the exons ATGAGGTTGCAGCCGGCATCGTCTATGAACAACTTTGTTAGGCAGTACCAGAAAATATTGTTCGACCGCCAATCAGAGGAAGATTTTCAAGAGAAGAAGACTCGTGTG GGTGGATTTGTTTTTAACCTTGGAGTGCCACTAGAATACCATGCGAGCAAGGTCTATACCGCAGCTATGTATGAGCTGTTTCAACACGCAATTTACTTTTCAGGGTCATATGTGTTACAAGAGGCATGTCGGACAGAGCTAGGTGTGGTGTACGTCGTTAACCACATCTATGCAGAGAGGAGGCAAGCTTGGTCCAGGACACAATATCATGTTCTATTTGATCAGGAATCTGGAGGATATTTATGTGAGTGTGGTCTTTACTCACACATGGGCATGTTGTGTTGCCATGCTATCCGG GTCATGCTAAATCTGGGAGTTAGGGAGATCCATCATGTACACATCATGAAGAGATGGACAAAGAACACTTGTGAGAACCTGCCAGAGCATCTGAAGATATATCAAGCAGGCAATTCTGCACTGAAGGACGCAACTTACCGACACTCCAGCTTGTACAGTAAGGCGCTCGAGATTGTACAGATGGGGGATAAGAACACCGAAGCTTATGGAGCTGCAATGAAGCAGTTACTAGATGCAATAAGTGTTCTAAACGATACCAACCAGGAGAGTGATGGGCTAGGATTACATGATCAGGCAGCGGCTCCAGTCCATGACCAAGATACGCCTATTACACCAGGAGCAAACAACTGTCAGGATCGATGA